Proteins encoded together in one Pseudomonas arsenicoxydans window:
- a CDS encoding pilus assembly PilX family protein: MRVTGMTSHTQRGMALLVSLVFLLLLTLIGLSSMQNATLQEKMAGSVSLRNQSFQGAEAALRVGESAVQLDTFSLPICSGTTQCAPPAESSTVSAAGLNSTSGVTWIASGQGFYGVQNIGTTLTAVNVPSNTSATLYRVTAVGIAGSSRSVVESIYAKY; the protein is encoded by the coding sequence ATGAGGGTGACCGGCATGACTTCTCACACGCAACGCGGCATGGCGCTATTGGTTAGCCTGGTGTTTCTGCTGTTGCTGACGTTGATTGGCCTTTCGTCGATGCAAAACGCCACGCTGCAGGAAAAAATGGCCGGCAGCGTGAGTCTGCGTAACCAGTCATTCCAGGGAGCAGAAGCGGCCTTGCGGGTCGGGGAGAGTGCAGTGCAACTGGACACTTTCTCGTTGCCGATTTGCAGTGGCACCACCCAATGTGCGCCCCCGGCCGAGTCATCAACGGTTTCCGCAGCAGGGCTCAATTCAACTTCCGGGGTGACATGGATTGCTTCCGGCCAGGGCTTTTATGGTGTGCAGAACATCGGCACCACACTCACCGCCGTCAATGTGCCGAGCAATACCTCGGCGACGCTTTACCGGGTGACCGCCGTCGGCATCGCGGGCAGCTCGCGTAGCGTCGTGGAGAGTATTTATGCGAAGTATTAA
- a CDS encoding pilus assembly protein — translation MRSIKRRGGLWQLFCGAVLGLYLLAPAYAFTPSDSPLLSAAAVVPNVMLLIDDSGSMNSIIYAAGFDPTVTGRTPARQCNYFFGGCYGGTDIVGDSIFLSSLPQSGCSGGAYAFYNNSPAPLCLKLPDPVGNENTRYTDDYLSYLVGLANGSNRDFTNGSIPNDYRMNVARNVSTTLVTSNRALRIGLATFNPVTSNNSGNGGFIARSISDLSPVSGSVTQSQADNNYSNLISSINGLSAVANTPLAETYYEITRYFRGMTPYYNSTATTYTSPIQYRCQKNYGVVITDGLPTYDRTFPSNDPQGLNRLPNWDGVNNDGNNLNGDGEGDTLYLDDIAKFAFDIDMRSTGTDAAGKSWNAVDFPKQNMNTYTVGFTAANQMLSDAANYGQGKYYQATDSAGLNSALSSALSDITSKAGSGGGGVASGATLASNSSYFQTSYDPKDWRGTIKSFGFTSAGTVNTAATQWTTDTTIVPGATAPTYQSWNTLTNAPVTLAYTNFSAAQQTTLSQSLPTGITGSDLVEWSKGTNKTGLKVRSVLLGDIVNSPLVLASPTDKTASDLVGDTTYSTYLSTKSTNMSASLVVNANDGFVNVINSANGVRRYAYMPSSVLPSLRYIADPTYINGVSHKFLVDGQVGVFDAQFSSAWKTLAIGGTGAGGRTFYALQLFDASLGNVFKGLWEISAPATATPANVFNDLGYAYARPEVARLADGRWAAFISNGYGSNTGVAALYVVDVRDGSLIKKIVVDSADTNDGLSSVKLRVNSQNVVQAAYGGDLKGRLWKFDLSATAPDTWGVAFSGKPLFTTAGGATQPITVQPLLADNSLGGKEVFFGTGKFNETADKTNKDLQAFYAVWDAEGGSGQITVSSLQAQAVTGVFSGSSGQFITTSQNDVTYPAEKGWYLPLVYNNVLTGERVINQANLVLGRIVFTTASVDTTDPCASFGSGKLVELDAFSGKMLNYAVLDTNNDMTVDSNDIVSSGVIINSGNPALNAVVNGGTRKVVSNSSGGVDTLVEKSGGGSRRIMWRQIQ, via the coding sequence ATGCGAAGTATTAAAAGGCGCGGAGGGCTTTGGCAGCTGTTTTGCGGCGCGGTCCTGGGGCTGTACCTGTTGGCTCCGGCGTACGCGTTCACGCCTTCTGATTCACCGCTGTTAAGTGCGGCGGCGGTGGTACCCAACGTGATGTTGCTGATCGACGATTCAGGCAGCATGAACAGCATCATTTATGCCGCCGGGTTCGATCCGACGGTCACCGGACGAACGCCCGCCAGGCAATGCAATTACTTCTTTGGAGGGTGTTATGGCGGAACCGACATCGTCGGGGATTCGATCTTCCTTTCCAGCCTGCCGCAGTCCGGGTGTTCCGGGGGCGCTTACGCGTTTTACAACAACAGCCCGGCGCCCTTGTGCTTGAAGCTCCCGGACCCGGTCGGCAATGAAAATACCCGCTATACCGACGATTATCTGTCGTACCTGGTGGGCCTTGCCAACGGCAGCAACCGGGATTTCACCAACGGCTCGATCCCCAACGACTACCGCATGAACGTGGCACGAAACGTATCCACGACATTGGTTACCAGTAATCGCGCACTGCGCATCGGCCTTGCGACCTTCAATCCGGTCACCAGCAATAACTCCGGTAATGGCGGCTTCATCGCCCGATCAATCAGCGACCTGTCGCCGGTGAGCGGCAGCGTTACCCAGTCGCAGGCCGATAACAACTACAGCAACCTGATCTCCTCCATTAACGGATTGAGTGCGGTGGCCAACACGCCACTGGCGGAAACCTACTACGAAATCACCCGGTATTTCCGTGGGATGACTCCGTACTACAACTCGACAGCGACGACTTACACCAGCCCGATTCAATACCGTTGCCAGAAGAACTACGGGGTGGTCATCACCGATGGCTTGCCGACGTATGACCGGACTTTTCCCAGCAATGATCCGCAGGGGCTCAACCGACTTCCAAACTGGGACGGTGTGAACAATGACGGCAACAACCTCAACGGTGATGGTGAAGGCGATACGTTGTATCTGGACGATATTGCCAAGTTCGCCTTCGACATCGACATGCGCTCCACCGGCACTGACGCGGCGGGTAAAAGCTGGAATGCGGTGGATTTCCCGAAACAGAACATGAACACCTACACCGTCGGCTTTACCGCTGCGAACCAGATGTTGTCGGACGCGGCCAACTACGGGCAGGGCAAGTATTACCAGGCGACCGACAGCGCAGGGCTCAACAGCGCGTTGTCCTCGGCGCTGAGCGACATTACGTCCAAGGCCGGCTCCGGTGGCGGTGGCGTCGCCAGCGGCGCCACCCTGGCCAGCAATTCGAGTTACTTCCAGACCAGTTACGACCCCAAGGACTGGCGCGGAACGATCAAATCCTTCGGCTTCACCTCGGCCGGAACGGTAAATACCGCCGCGACGCAGTGGACCACCGACACTACGATCGTTCCCGGCGCCACCGCGCCCACCTACCAGTCCTGGAACACCTTGACCAACGCGCCAGTCACGCTGGCCTACACTAACTTCTCTGCGGCACAGCAGACCACTCTCAGCCAGAGTCTGCCGACGGGTATCACCGGCAGCGATCTGGTGGAATGGAGCAAGGGCACCAACAAAACCGGGCTCAAGGTGCGCAGCGTGCTGCTCGGCGACATCGTCAATTCCCCCCTTGTGCTGGCTTCACCCACGGACAAAACAGCGTCCGACCTGGTGGGTGACACCACCTACAGCACTTACCTGTCCACCAAATCCACCAACATGAGCGCCAGTCTGGTGGTGAACGCCAACGACGGCTTTGTGAATGTCATCAACTCGGCCAATGGTGTCCGGCGTTATGCCTATATGCCGTCCAGTGTGCTGCCATCGTTGCGCTATATCGCCGACCCGACCTACATCAATGGCGTGAGCCACAAGTTTTTGGTCGATGGTCAGGTCGGTGTGTTCGATGCTCAATTCAGCAGCGCCTGGAAAACCCTGGCCATTGGCGGAACCGGGGCGGGCGGCAGGACTTTCTATGCGCTGCAGCTGTTCGACGCGTCACTAGGAAACGTGTTCAAGGGGCTGTGGGAGATCAGTGCGCCCGCCACTGCCACTCCCGCGAACGTATTCAATGATCTGGGTTATGCCTACGCACGACCGGAAGTGGCACGCTTGGCCGACGGTCGCTGGGCGGCATTCATCTCCAACGGTTATGGCAGCAACACCGGGGTGGCCGCGTTGTACGTGGTCGATGTTCGTGACGGCTCATTGATCAAGAAAATCGTGGTCGACAGCGCAGATACCAACGATGGCCTGTCGTCGGTGAAGCTCAGGGTCAATTCGCAGAATGTGGTGCAGGCGGCCTATGGCGGTGACTTGAAAGGGCGGTTATGGAAATTCGACCTGAGCGCGACGGCTCCTGACACCTGGGGCGTGGCCTTTTCCGGCAAGCCGCTGTTCACAACCGCTGGCGGCGCGACCCAGCCGATTACCGTGCAACCTTTGCTGGCGGACAATTCGTTGGGCGGCAAGGAAGTGTTTTTCGGCACCGGCAAATTCAATGAGACTGCCGACAAGACCAACAAGGATTTACAGGCGTTCTACGCCGTGTGGGACGCGGAAGGCGGGTCTGGTCAAATCACCGTGTCCAGTTTGCAGGCTCAAGCCGTGACTGGCGTGTTCTCGGGCAGCTCAGGGCAGTTCATCACCACCAGCCAGAACGATGTGACCTATCCGGCCGAGAAGGGCTGGTACTTGCCACTGGTGTACAACAACGTGCTGACAGGGGAGCGGGTGATCAACCAGGCCAATCTGGTGTTGGGGCGGATCGTCTTCACCACGGCCAGTGTCGACACCACTGATCCTTGTGCCAGCTTCGGCTCCGGCAAACTGGTCGAACTGGATGCGTTCAGCGGTAAGATGCTCAACTACGCGGTGCTCGACACCAATAACGATATGACGGTCGACAGCAACGACATAGTATCCAGCGGGGTGATTATCAACAGTGGTAATCCGGCCCTGAACGCCGTCGTCAATGGTGGGACCCGCAAGGTCGTGAGCAATTCCAGTGGCGGCGTTGACACCCTGGTGGAAAAATCCGGCGGCGGCAGCCGTCGCATCATGTGGCGACAAATACAGTAA
- a CDS encoding type IV pilin protein, whose product MRRSNRGFTLIEIMIVIAIIGIVITIAAPSLTEYVKKGRRTEVAGLLSEQAQILERFYSKNNVYTGITGLSTGNDFYTITPTLTDQTFLLTAARKAGTAMATDKCGDFTLTNTGVRSMVNATAGLTTKDCWGR is encoded by the coding sequence ATGCGCAGATCCAACCGAGGTTTCACCTTGATCGAAATCATGATCGTGATTGCGATCATCGGCATCGTCATCACCATTGCCGCCCCGAGCCTCACCGAGTACGTTAAAAAAGGCCGTCGAACGGAGGTGGCCGGGCTGCTTTCCGAACAGGCGCAGATCCTTGAGCGTTTCTACTCGAAGAACAATGTCTACACCGGTATCACCGGGCTGAGCACCGGCAATGACTTCTATACCATCACCCCGACGCTGACCGATCAGACCTTCCTGCTGACGGCTGCGCGCAAGGCGGGCACTGCGATGGCGACCGACAAGTGCGGGGATTTCACCCTCACCAACACCGGCGTCAGAAGCATGGTCAATGCTACCGCTGGGCTAACCACCAAGGATTGCTGGGGCCGCTGA
- the thiO gene encoding glycine oxidase ThiO yields the protein MSRQQQVVIVGGGVIGLLTAFNLASEVQRVVLLDRSNVGQESSWAGGGIVSPLYPWRYSPAVTALAHWSQDFYPQLGERLFAATGVDPEVHTTGLYWLDLDDEAEALAWAKRENRPLRAVDISAAHDAVPVLGSGFSRAIYMADVANVRNPRLVKSLKAALLALPNVTIHEQCEVSGFIRDGDKVVGVQTSAGAVHGDEVVLTAGAWSGDLLKKLGLELPVEPVKGQMILYKCAADFLPSMVLAKGRYAIPRRDGHILIGSTLEHEGFDKTPTDVALESLKASAVELIPALAQAEVVGHWAGLRPGSPEGIPYIGRVPGFEGLWLNCGHYRNGLVLAPASCQLFADVMLGRAPIIDPAPYAPVGRI from the coding sequence ATGAGCAGGCAACAGCAAGTGGTGATTGTCGGCGGCGGCGTGATCGGGCTGCTGACGGCATTCAATCTCGCGTCCGAAGTGCAACGTGTCGTGCTGCTGGATCGTTCGAACGTGGGACAAGAATCGTCATGGGCCGGTGGGGGAATTGTTTCGCCACTCTACCCATGGCGCTACAGCCCGGCAGTCACCGCGCTGGCGCATTGGTCGCAGGATTTTTATCCACAGCTCGGTGAGCGATTGTTTGCAGCGACCGGGGTTGATCCTGAAGTGCATACCACCGGCCTGTACTGGCTGGATCTGGATGACGAGGCCGAGGCGCTGGCCTGGGCCAAGCGGGAAAACCGTCCGCTGCGGGCTGTGGATATCTCGGCAGCCCATGATGCCGTGCCGGTTTTGGGCTCCGGGTTTTCTCGGGCGATCTACATGGCCGATGTGGCCAACGTGCGCAATCCCCGGTTGGTGAAGTCGCTGAAGGCCGCCTTGCTGGCGCTGCCGAACGTGACGATTCATGAGCAGTGTGAAGTCAGCGGGTTCATTCGTGACGGCGATAAAGTCGTTGGCGTGCAGACCTCGGCGGGCGCCGTTCATGGCGACGAGGTGGTTCTGACCGCCGGTGCCTGGAGCGGTGACTTGCTCAAGAAACTGGGCCTGGAGCTGCCGGTTGAACCGGTAAAAGGGCAGATGATTCTGTACAAATGCGCGGCGGACTTCCTGCCGAGCATGGTCCTGGCCAAGGGCCGTTATGCGATTCCGCGGCGCGATGGGCACATTTTGATTGGCAGTACGCTGGAACATGAAGGTTTCGACAAGACCCCGACCGACGTTGCGCTGGAAAGCTTGAAGGCATCGGCGGTGGAGTTGATTCCCGCGCTGGCACAGGCCGAAGTGGTCGGGCACTGGGCCGGATTGCGACCGGGTTCGCCGGAGGGCATTCCGTACATTGGCCGAGTGCCGGGGTTCGAAGGGTTGTGGCTCAATTGCGGGCATTACCGAAACGGGTTGGTGCTTGCGCCGGCGTCGTGTCAGTTGTTTGCTGATGTGATGCTGGGCAGGGCACCGATCATTGATCCGGCTCCGTATGCTCCCGTGGGTCGGATCTAG
- a CDS encoding sigma-54-dependent transcriptional regulator, which produces MSPQPKVLIVDDEPDIRELLEITLGRMKLDTFSARNLGEAQALLAREAFDLCLTDMRLPDGTGLELVHFIQQRYPHVPVAMITAYGSLETAINALKAGAFDFLTKPVDLTRLRELVSSALRLSAAGGASTAIDRRLLGDSLPMRNLRKQIDKLARSQAPVYISGESGSGKELVARLIHEQGPRANQPFVAVNCGAIPSELMESEFFGHRKGSFSGAIEDKPGLFQAANKGTLFLDEVADLPLAMQVKLLRAIQEKAIRSIGGQQETVVDVRILCATHKDLDAEVAAERFRQDLYYRLNVIELRVPPLRERRDDIELLASHVLKRLAAGSGQPAVKLHSLALDALKSYRFPGNVRELENMLERAHTLCENQQIEASDLRLADGNCTAESGVPDLTQIDNLEDYLENVERKLILQALEETRWNRTAAAQRLNLSFRSMRYRLKKLGLD; this is translated from the coding sequence ATCAGCCCACAGCCGAAAGTCCTGATCGTCGACGACGAACCGGATATCCGCGAACTCCTGGAAATCACCCTGGGGCGGATGAAACTCGATACTTTCAGTGCCCGTAACCTTGGCGAAGCCCAAGCCTTGCTAGCCCGGGAGGCATTCGATCTGTGCCTGACCGATATGCGCCTGCCCGATGGCACCGGCCTTGAGCTGGTGCATTTCATCCAGCAGCGTTACCCGCACGTACCGGTGGCGATGATTACCGCCTATGGCAGCCTGGAAACGGCGATCAACGCACTCAAGGCCGGTGCGTTCGACTTTCTGACCAAACCGGTCGACCTGACCCGCCTGCGCGAACTGGTCAGCAGTGCCTTGCGATTGTCGGCTGCGGGCGGTGCCAGTACGGCCATCGACCGCCGACTCTTGGGTGATTCATTGCCCATGCGCAACCTGCGCAAACAAATCGACAAACTCGCTCGCAGCCAAGCCCCCGTGTACATCAGCGGTGAATCCGGCAGCGGCAAGGAACTGGTCGCACGGCTGATTCATGAACAAGGCCCGCGAGCCAATCAACCGTTTGTTGCGGTGAACTGCGGGGCTATTCCTTCGGAGCTGATGGAAAGCGAATTCTTTGGCCATCGCAAAGGCAGCTTTAGCGGCGCCATCGAAGACAAGCCCGGGTTATTTCAAGCCGCCAATAAAGGCACCCTGTTCCTCGATGAAGTCGCTGATTTGCCGTTGGCCATGCAGGTCAAACTGCTTCGAGCCATCCAGGAAAAAGCCATTCGCAGCATCGGTGGGCAACAGGAAACCGTCGTCGACGTGCGCATCCTGTGCGCCACCCACAAAGACCTCGATGCCGAAGTCGCCGCTGAACGCTTTCGCCAGGACTTGTACTACCGGTTGAACGTGATCGAGCTACGCGTTCCGCCTTTGCGCGAACGCCGTGACGATATCGAACTGTTGGCCAGCCATGTGCTCAAGCGTCTGGCCGCCGGCAGTGGTCAACCTGCCGTAAAACTCCACTCGCTAGCCCTGGACGCGCTGAAAAGCTACCGTTTTCCAGGCAACGTGCGAGAGTTGGAGAATATGCTGGAGCGGGCTCATACCTTGTGCGAGAACCAGCAAATCGAAGCCAGCGACCTGCGCCTGGCCGACGGTAACTGCACCGCAGAGAGCGGTGTGCCGGACCTGACACAGATCGATAACCTGGAAGACTACCTGGAAAACGTCGAACGCAAACTCATCCTCCAGGCACTGGAGGAAACCCGCTGGAACCGCACGGCGGCGGCTCAGCGGTTGAATTTGTCATTCCGGTCGATGCGCTACAGGCTCAAAAAACTGGGCCTGGATTGA
- a CDS encoding sensor histidine kinase produces MPAETSSPGSKQAQRLLRLYHLYRLSVGITLVLLISSNMDNQLLAHAKDDLLRSGSWLYLILNIFLVVFWENTRRPAQLFTLAWVDVLLLCGLFYAAGGVGSAIGNLLIVSVAISNTLLRGRIGLLIAAVAALGIVGFSFFLSFSQPTSPGDYLQVGTLGALCFAAALLVQGLTRRLEVSENLAQQRASEVVGLEALNALILQRMRTGILVLDDQRRVQLANHSALTLLGQKNLDGQLIDDYSPALVERLQLWLNNPTLRPQSLKIASSGLELQPSFIALDQTPNHQTLVFLEDLAQISQQAQQLKLAALGRLTAGIAHEIRNPLGAISHAAQLLRESEELNSADRRLTQIIQDHSQRMNRVIENVLQLSRRQQAVPQRLDLKPWLEHFVAETRERANERQHIHLHIGAGDFNTLMDPNQLTQILDNLLRNAWRHSAMNHDQAQVWLELFVDADSQLPVLEVVDDGPGVAPDQQTHLFEPFFTTSSQGTGLGLYLSRELCESNQARLDFKPRQGGGCFRITFAHGRKQS; encoded by the coding sequence GTGCCCGCTGAGACGTCCAGTCCCGGCAGCAAACAGGCCCAGCGACTGCTGCGCCTTTACCATCTCTATCGATTGAGCGTCGGCATCACGTTGGTGTTGCTGATTTCCAGCAACATGGACAACCAGTTGCTGGCCCACGCCAAGGACGACTTGCTGCGCAGCGGCAGCTGGTTGTACCTGATACTGAATATCTTTCTGGTGGTGTTCTGGGAGAACACCCGGCGGCCGGCACAGCTTTTCACCCTGGCATGGGTGGATGTCCTGCTGCTGTGCGGATTGTTCTATGCCGCCGGCGGTGTCGGCAGCGCCATCGGCAACCTGCTGATTGTGTCGGTGGCCATCAGCAATACCCTGTTGCGCGGGCGTATCGGCCTGTTGATAGCCGCCGTCGCGGCCCTTGGCATCGTCGGTTTCAGTTTTTTCCTGAGCTTCAGCCAACCGACCAGCCCTGGCGATTATCTGCAAGTGGGCACGCTCGGTGCGCTGTGTTTTGCCGCGGCGCTGTTGGTGCAAGGCCTGACCCGGCGCCTGGAAGTCAGCGAAAACCTCGCCCAGCAGCGAGCCAGTGAAGTGGTTGGCCTCGAAGCGCTTAACGCCTTGATCCTGCAACGCATGCGCACCGGCATTCTGGTGCTGGACGACCAACGGCGGGTACAGCTGGCCAATCACAGCGCCTTGACCTTGCTGGGGCAGAAAAACCTCGACGGACAGTTGATCGACGACTACTCGCCGGCATTGGTCGAGCGCCTTCAGCTATGGCTCAACAATCCGACATTGCGACCGCAAAGCCTGAAGATCGCCAGCAGCGGCCTGGAGCTGCAACCCAGTTTCATTGCCCTGGACCAAACTCCGAACCATCAAACCCTGGTGTTTCTCGAAGACCTCGCCCAGATCTCGCAACAGGCACAGCAACTGAAACTCGCGGCCCTTGGTCGTCTGACCGCCGGTATCGCCCATGAAATCCGTAACCCATTGGGTGCCATTAGTCATGCCGCGCAATTGCTGCGCGAGTCTGAGGAACTGAACAGCGCGGACCGGCGTCTGACGCAAATCATCCAAGACCACTCTCAACGAATGAATCGGGTTATCGAAAACGTCCTGCAATTGTCCCGCCGCCAGCAAGCCGTGCCACAAAGGCTCGATCTGAAGCCGTGGCTGGAGCACTTCGTCGCCGAAACCCGCGAAAGAGCCAACGAGCGCCAGCACATCCATCTGCACATCGGCGCGGGCGACTTCAATACCCTGATGGACCCCAATCAACTGACCCAGATTCTCGACAACCTGTTGCGCAATGCCTGGCGCCACAGCGCCATGAATCACGACCAGGCGCAGGTCTGGCTCGAGTTGTTCGTCGACGCCGACAGCCAGCTCCCCGTGCTCGAAGTCGTGGACGACGGCCCCGGCGTGGCGCCGGATCAACAGACGCATTTGTTCGAACCGTTCTTCACCACCAGCAGCCAGGGTACTGGCCTGGGGCTTTATCTGTCCCGTGAGCTGTGCGAAAGCAACCAGGCCCGCCTAGACTTCAAACCACGCCAAGGCGGCGGATGCTTTCGCATCACTTTTGCTCACGGACGGAAACAAAGTTGA
- a CDS encoding PP0621 family protein, translating into MLRLLFWIALIAAAVWFWRKFKGTASAPRSSAELEAAPMVRCAHCGVHLPRDRALSLQQQWYCSQAHLEQGPDSSAR; encoded by the coding sequence ATGCTTCGTTTATTGTTCTGGATCGCCCTGATTGCCGCCGCGGTATGGTTCTGGCGCAAGTTCAAGGGAACAGCCTCCGCCCCCAGGTCCTCCGCCGAGCTGGAAGCCGCCCCCATGGTCCGCTGTGCGCATTGCGGCGTGCATCTGCCCCGTGATCGGGCATTGAGCCTTCAACAACAGTGGTATTGCAGCCAGGCTCACCTTGAGCAAGGCCCGGACTCCAGTGCCCGCTGA
- a CDS encoding outer membrane protein assembly factor BamD, whose amino-acid sequence MQVKHLLLIAILALTAACSSKEVVDENLSEVELYQQAQHDLDNNSYTAATAKLKALESRYPFGRYADQAQLELIYANYKNSEPEAAKSAAERFIRLHPQHPNVDYAYYLKGLTSFDQDVGLLARFLPLDMTKRDPGAARDSYNEFAQLTSRFPNSRYSPDAKQRMIYLRNLLASYEIHVADYYLTRQAYVAAANRGRYVVENFQETPSVGDGLAVMTEAYQRLHLDELAATSLETLKLNYPNHPSLVDGEFKPSVAEADNRSWLSKATLGLIDSRPPLPPGETRANQDVQKQFQDAKDAIPNELKPKNEKGDVIEEEEHDSEANNSDRSWFSYMTFGVFD is encoded by the coding sequence ATGCAAGTGAAACACCTGCTGCTGATCGCCATCCTCGCATTGACCGCTGCTTGCTCATCGAAGGAAGTCGTAGACGAAAACCTGAGCGAGGTCGAGCTGTACCAGCAGGCTCAGCACGATCTGGATAACAATAGCTACACCGCTGCCACAGCCAAGCTGAAGGCGCTGGAGTCGCGTTATCCATTCGGTCGCTACGCCGATCAGGCTCAACTCGAGCTCATCTACGCCAACTACAAGAACAGCGAGCCTGAAGCGGCGAAGTCTGCCGCCGAGCGATTCATTCGTCTGCACCCACAGCATCCGAACGTGGATTACGCTTACTACCTCAAGGGTCTGACCTCCTTTGATCAGGACGTCGGCCTGCTGGCGCGCTTCCTGCCACTGGACATGACCAAGCGTGACCCGGGTGCCGCTCGCGACTCCTACAACGAGTTCGCCCAGCTGACCAGCCGCTTCCCGAACAGCCGTTACTCGCCGGATGCCAAGCAGCGCATGATCTACCTGCGCAACCTGCTGGCCTCCTACGAAATTCACGTTGCCGACTACTACCTGACCCGTCAGGCCTACGTCGCCGCCGCGAACCGTGGTCGTTACGTGGTGGAAAACTTCCAGGAAACCCCTTCGGTCGGTGACGGCCTGGCGGTCATGACTGAAGCCTACCAGCGCCTGCACCTGGACGAGCTGGCAGCCACGAGCCTCGAAACCCTGAAGCTCAACTACCCGAACCACCCAAGCCTGGTGGACGGTGAGTTCAAGCCGTCGGTCGCCGAAGCCGACAACCGGTCCTGGCTGAGCAAGGCCACTCTGGGCCTGATCGACTCCCGTCCGCCCCTGCCGCCGGGCGAAACCCGCGCCAACCAGGACGTGCAGAAGCAATTCCAGGATGCCAAGGACGCGATTCCGAACGAGCTCAAGCCTAAAAATGAAAAAGGCGACGTGATCGAAGAAGAGGAACACGACTCCGAAGCCAACAACAGCGACCGCTCATGGTTCAGCTACATGACCTTCGGCGTGTTCGACTGA
- the rluD gene encoding 23S rRNA pseudouridine(1911/1915/1917) synthase RluD, producing the protein MSDKIELRAEVPSELGGQRLDQVAAQLFAEHSRSRLSAWIKDGRLTVDGAVIRPRDIVHGGAILELTAEQEAQGEWIAQDIELDIVYEDDDILVINKPAGLVVHPAAGHADGTLLNALLHHVPDIINVPRAGIVHRLDKDTTGLMVVAKTIQAQTQLVTQLQSRSVSRIYECIVIGVVTAGGKINAPIGRHGQQRQRMAVMEGGKQAVSHYRVLERFRSHTHVRVKLETGRTHQIRVHMAHINYPLVGDPAYGGRFRIPPAASVTMVESLKAFPRQALHARFLELDHPTTGKRMSWESPLPDDFVWLLTLLKQDREAFIG; encoded by the coding sequence ATGTCCGATAAAATTGAACTTCGCGCAGAGGTGCCGTCCGAATTGGGCGGCCAACGCCTCGATCAAGTCGCCGCACAATTATTCGCTGAGCACTCGCGCTCGCGCCTTTCCGCCTGGATCAAAGACGGCCGCCTGACTGTGGATGGGGCGGTAATCCGCCCGCGAGACATCGTTCACGGTGGCGCCATTCTTGAACTGACTGCCGAGCAGGAAGCTCAGGGCGAATGGATCGCTCAGGACATCGAGCTGGACATCGTCTATGAAGATGACGACATCCTGGTGATCAACAAGCCTGCGGGCCTGGTTGTGCACCCGGCTGCCGGTCACGCTGACGGCACTTTGCTCAACGCTTTGCTGCACCACGTGCCGGACATTATCAATGTGCCCCGCGCCGGTATCGTGCATCGCCTGGACAAGGACACCACTGGTCTGATGGTGGTGGCCAAGACCATTCAGGCGCAGACACAGCTTGTCACGCAATTGCAGAGCCGCAGCGTAAGCCGGATCTACGAATGCATCGTGATCGGTGTGGTGACCGCCGGTGGCAAGATCAACGCGCCGATCGGTCGTCACGGCCAGCAACGCCAGCGCATGGCGGTAATGGAAGGCGGCAAGCAAGCCGTCAGCCACTACCGTGTGCTCGAGCGTTTCCGCTCCCACACTCACGTGCGGGTGAAGCTGGAAACCGGTCGTACGCACCAGATTCGCGTGCACATGGCGCACATCAACTACCCGTTGGTCGGAGACCCTGCCTACGGCGGTCGCTTCCGCATTCCACCGGCAGCCAGTGTGACCATGGTCGAGTCGTTGAAGGCGTTCCCGCGTCAGGCACTGCATGCGCGGTTCCTGGAACTGGATCATCCGACCACCGGTAAACGCATGAGCTGGGAATCGCCGTTGCCGGACGATTTCGTCTGGTTGCTGACCCTGCTCAAGCAAGACCGCGAGGCGTTCATCGGATGA